Proteins from a single region of Desulfobacter postgatei 2ac9:
- a CDS encoding (Fe-S)-binding protein, giving the protein MSMIIAPAHYLLFGFFPTVIFSFLLPVIGVGLFTYIIARRIAPLVRANPDYRFNNIPERIKNLIVVWLGQIRQPRYMQAGVLHIIIFAGFLILSIRSISLVIIGLYDGFVFPGLGGFLGVVYNFIKDYAATAVFVACIIAAYRRGIKKPARYAVPEKYGHDHTAEAVFVLGIICTLMISESMFDASAVAYNYKSLGESHFLAPFSLAWVFSKTFQFGSLEFLQGLHIFMYYVHDVTFFFFLCFLPMGKHFHVITSIFNVFFMRVKKGNIKPVKYGVSDEELDDLASFGVKKLEDFTWKQMLDFYSCADCGRCSDQCPANAAGRPLSPRFITIKARDLIFKNYPIKSGVIYKSDKLLVEDIYTEDEIWSCTTCGACEEECPLGIEYIDKMVDLRRGMVDEGMVPQSLQKPLKALEKRGNPYGKMEKKRADWALEKTFAETHTVKDLGEESADTLYFVDSITSYDDNIQEIARRTAIILEKAGVDFGILGKEEKDSGNEVIRFGEEMLYQDLKAHNTQAILESGVKQIVTADPHALNALKNDYTGLPPVKHISEIVAEKIKSGALTMKPCKDRDKVYVYHDPCYLGRHNSIYESPREAMDAIAGLTRVELEKSRDRSFCCGGGGLMLFYEPEEETRMGVLRVNMAAEAGANVIVTACPFCLVNIQDAIKVAGKEGEMEALDFTQLIEEHLA; this is encoded by the coding sequence ATGTCTATGATTATTGCTCCGGCACACTATCTGTTGTTCGGCTTTTTTCCAACAGTGATTTTTTCGTTTCTTTTGCCGGTCATTGGTGTAGGTCTGTTTACCTACATCATCGCGCGAAGAATTGCGCCTCTGGTCCGGGCCAATCCGGACTATCGGTTTAACAATATTCCGGAACGGATTAAAAATCTGATCGTGGTCTGGTTAGGTCAGATCCGTCAGCCCAGATACATGCAGGCAGGTGTGCTGCACATCATTATATTTGCCGGTTTCTTAATTCTTTCCATCCGCTCCATCAGCCTTGTTATTATCGGCCTCTATGACGGCTTTGTGTTTCCCGGCTTGGGCGGTTTCCTGGGTGTCGTTTATAATTTCATTAAAGATTATGCAGCCACGGCCGTTTTTGTGGCCTGTATCATCGCGGCTTACCGCCGGGGCATAAAAAAGCCTGCCCGCTATGCCGTGCCTGAAAAATATGGTCACGACCATACTGCAGAAGCGGTGTTTGTTCTGGGTATCATCTGCACCCTGATGATTTCAGAAAGTATGTTTGACGCGTCAGCTGTCGCTTACAACTATAAGTCCCTTGGTGAATCCCACTTCCTGGCACCTTTTTCCCTGGCCTGGGTTTTTTCAAAAACATTTCAGTTTGGATCTTTGGAATTTCTCCAGGGCCTGCACATTTTTATGTATTATGTGCATGATGTTACCTTTTTCTTTTTTCTGTGCTTTTTGCCCATGGGCAAACATTTCCACGTCATCACCTCAATTTTCAACGTTTTTTTCATGCGGGTGAAAAAAGGCAATATCAAACCGGTTAAGTACGGTGTTTCCGATGAGGAACTGGATGATCTGGCGTCCTTTGGCGTTAAAAAACTTGAGGATTTCACCTGGAAGCAGATGCTTGATTTCTACTCCTGTGCAGATTGCGGCCGCTGTTCCGATCAGTGTCCTGCCAATGCAGCCGGCCGCCCCTTGTCTCCGCGGTTTATCACCATCAAGGCCCGGGATCTTATTTTTAAGAATTATCCCATCAAGTCCGGTGTGATCTATAAATCCGACAAACTGCTGGTGGAGGACATTTATACGGAGGATGAGATCTGGTCCTGTACCACCTGCGGTGCCTGTGAAGAGGAGTGCCCCCTGGGGATTGAATATATTGACAAGATGGTTGACCTGCGTCGTGGCATGGTGGATGAGGGCATGGTGCCCCAGTCCCTGCAAAAACCCCTTAAAGCCCTTGAAAAACGCGGTAATCCCTATGGCAAAATGGAGAAAAAACGCGCGGACTGGGCCCTGGAAAAAACATTTGCCGAAACCCATACGGTCAAAGATCTGGGTGAAGAGAGCGCCGATACCCTCTACTTTGTAGACAGTATCACCTCCTATGACGACAATATTCAGGAGATAGCCCGCAGAACCGCCATCATCCTTGAAAAGGCAGGCGTGGATTTCGGCATCCTGGGCAAGGAGGAAAAAGACAGCGGCAACGAGGTGATCCGGTTTGGTGAAGAGATGCTTTACCAGGATCTCAAAGCCCACAATACCCAAGCCATCCTTGAATCCGGTGTGAAACAGATTGTCACGGCAGACCCCCATGCCCTGAATGCTTTGAAAAATGACTACACGGGCCTGCCACCGGTCAAACACATCAGTGAAATTGTGGCTGAAAAGATTAAATCCGGTGCCCTGACCATGAAACCGTGCAAGGACCGGGATAAAGTATATGTGTACCATGACCCCTGCTATCTGGGGCGCCACAACAGTATTTATGAATCCCCCAGAGAGGCGATGGATGCCATTGCCGGCCTGACACGGGTGGAACTGGAAAAGAGCCGTGACCGCTCCTTCTGCTGCGGCGGCGGCGGCCTGATGCTGTTTTATGAGCCCGAAGAAGAGACCCGCATGGGGGTTCTCAGGGTCAATATGGCAGCAGAAGCCGGGGCCAATGTTATTGTCACGGCCTGTCCTTTCTGTCTGGTGAATATCCAGGATGCCATTAAAGTGGCCGGAAAAGAAGGCGAGATGGAAGCCCTTGATTTTACGCAACTGATCGAGGAACATTTAGCATAA
- a CDS encoding electron transfer flavoprotein subunit alpha/FixB family protein translates to MTQIFAYVPFKNGVAEDVAMEFPGAAKKIDAGASLTAVVAGSGADLDKVANALTKTYAEVIKIDNPALAYPNAEIVRKALTNIIPSDAIVLVAHDTFGMDLAPGLSIKLDSAYAADVVDVEGMDGDALKLVRQELGGAVSTHATCDASAGAVLTIRPGAFAPAEGSASGSVVDKSGDAGDLSAKRTFLEVVEAEVGDVDITKSDVLVSIGRGIEDGDNIAIAQELADAMGAVVSCSRPIVDAKWLEKSRQVGTSGQTVKPKVYMAMGISGSFQHMGGIKGNPFIVAVNKNPKAPIFQVADVGIVEDILEFMPALQEAIEAL, encoded by the coding sequence ATGACACAGATTTTTGCATATGTTCCATTTAAAAACGGGGTGGCCGAAGATGTGGCCATGGAATTCCCGGGTGCTGCAAAAAAGATTGATGCCGGTGCCTCTCTTACTGCCGTGGTTGCCGGTTCCGGCGCGGATCTGGACAAAGTGGCCAACGCGCTGACCAAGACTTACGCAGAAGTGATCAAAATCGACAATCCCGCCTTGGCCTATCCCAATGCCGAGATCGTGAGAAAAGCCCTGACCAATATCATTCCATCCGATGCCATTGTGCTGGTGGCCCATGATACCTTTGGCATGGATTTGGCCCCTGGTCTCTCCATAAAACTGGATTCAGCCTATGCTGCCGACGTTGTCGACGTTGAAGGTATGGACGGTGATGCCCTGAAACTCGTCCGTCAGGAACTGGGCGGCGCTGTCTCCACCCATGCGACCTGCGATGCATCTGCGGGCGCTGTCCTCACTATCCGTCCGGGTGCATTTGCCCCGGCTGAGGGTAGTGCTTCCGGTTCCGTGGTTGACAAGTCCGGTGATGCCGGTGATCTTTCGGCCAAAAGAACCTTCCTGGAAGTGGTTGAAGCTGAAGTCGGCGATGTTGATATCACCAAATCCGACGTTCTGGTTTCCATTGGCCGTGGTATTGAAGATGGAGACAATATTGCGATTGCCCAGGAACTGGCTGACGCCATGGGTGCGGTGGTTTCCTGCTCACGTCCCATCGTTGACGCCAAATGGCTTGAAAAATCCCGCCAGGTTGGTACTTCCGGCCAGACCGTTAAACCCAAAGTCTACATGGCCATGGGTATTTCCGGTTCCTTCCAGCACATGGGCGGCATCAAGGGCAATCCCTTTATCGTTGCCGTGAATAAAAATCCCAAAGCACCCATTTTCCAGGTTGCTGATGTGGGGATTGTGGAAGATATCCTTGAGTTTATGCCTGCACTCCAGGAAGCCATTGAGGCTCTTTAA
- a CDS encoding TA system antitoxin ParD family protein has protein sequence MTTAVRITDELVREAKIFSKIDKRSLTGQIEHWARIGKCAEENPDLTYNLIKEILIGIAELEHEAISEYKFGQQK, from the coding sequence ATGACAACAGCAGTAAGAATAACTGACGAATTGGTTCGGGAAGCAAAGATATTCAGCAAAATAGATAAACGATCTTTAACTGGGCAAATTGAGCATTGGGCCCGGATTGGAAAATGTGCTGAAGAAAACCCCGATTTAACCTATAACCTTATAAAAGAGATCCTCATCGGCATCGCTGAATTGGAACACGAAGCAATAAGTGAATATAAATTTGGGCAGCAGAAATGA
- the cas1 gene encoding CRISPR-associated endonuclease Cas1, with amino-acid sequence METLYVVEQGAYIRKNAESLDIIKKGQVLESVPAKGLEKLVLTGYVSLSGSMMDFLIKNRVETVFLTPTGRFRARLMIDEHKHVALRKAQYLKLEDPVFKLAVMKVIVAGKLNNMVMFLARRGRDYKEPRLGSAAAGIKALKSSLEKAETPDEVRGFEGAGSRIYFSVFKLLIRNDRFFFNNRNRRPPKDPVNALLSFVYTLLTNEVISAIKTCGLDPYMGTLHEIAYGRPSLACDLVEEYRCLIGDRFVLNLLNRKMIRPEDFLFRDKKIEAYADEKELVAQRVVEMKPHLYRTFISAYEELMRGTSSFRRTIQTQIRGFADCLLDSGKTYRPMTF; translated from the coding sequence ATGGAAACGCTTTATGTGGTGGAACAGGGTGCATATATCCGAAAAAACGCAGAGAGCCTGGATATTATCAAAAAGGGCCAGGTGCTGGAATCTGTGCCCGCCAAAGGGTTGGAAAAACTGGTACTGACCGGCTATGTCTCCTTAAGCGGTTCGATGATGGATTTTTTAATCAAAAACCGTGTGGAAACCGTTTTTCTGACACCCACCGGCCGGTTTCGGGCCAGGCTCATGATTGATGAGCATAAGCATGTGGCGCTGCGCAAAGCCCAGTACCTAAAACTGGAAGACCCTGTTTTCAAACTGGCGGTTATGAAGGTGATTGTTGCAGGCAAACTCAATAACATGGTTATGTTTTTAGCCCGGCGGGGCAGGGATTACAAGGAGCCCCGGCTTGGGTCTGCCGCGGCCGGAATCAAGGCGCTGAAGTCTTCACTTGAAAAAGCAGAGACCCCTGACGAGGTGCGTGGGTTTGAGGGGGCAGGTTCCAGGATCTATTTCAGCGTATTTAAATTGCTCATACGAAACGACCGTTTTTTCTTTAATAACCGGAACAGGCGTCCGCCCAAGGACCCGGTAAATGCCCTGCTCTCCTTTGTTTATACCTTATTGACGAATGAGGTGATCTCGGCAATAAAAACATGCGGGCTGGATCCATATATGGGCACCCTGCATGAGATCGCTTACGGCCGGCCGTCCCTGGCCTGCGACCTGGTTGAAGAGTATCGATGCCTGATCGGCGACCGCTTTGTATTGAATCTGCTCAACCGAAAAATGATTCGCCCGGAAGATTTTCTTTTCAGGGATAAAAAAATCGAAGCCTATGCCGATGAAAAGGAGCTGGTCGCCCAACGGGTCGTGGAAATGAAGCCCCATCTCTATCGCACCTTTATATCCGCCTATGAGGAGCTTATGCGGGGCACATCTTCATTTCGCAGGACCATTCAGACCCAGATCCGGGGATTTGCAGACTGTCTTCTGGATTCCGGAAAGACTTACCGGCCCATGACCTTTTGA
- a CDS encoding type II toxin-antitoxin system RelE/ParE family toxin, with the protein MKIFQSRSFERKVKKFTTQEKNRLDDEVKNIAENPTIGAEKKGDLKGVFVHKFKIKAIQYLLAYRFVGDDLELIMIGPHENYYRDLKS; encoded by the coding sequence ATGAAAATTTTTCAATCCCGATCTTTTGAACGCAAGGTTAAAAAATTCACTACGCAAGAAAAAAATAGACTTGATGACGAAGTGAAAAACATTGCTGAAAACCCAACGATCGGCGCAGAAAAAAAGGGAGATCTTAAAGGGGTTTTTGTTCATAAATTTAAAATAAAAGCAATTCAATATCTGCTTGCTTACCGTTTTGTGGGCGATGATCTTGAATTAATCATGATCGGACCACATGAAAATTATTATAGAGATTTAAAGAGTTAA
- a CDS encoding electron transfer flavoprotein subunit beta/FixA family protein yields MEILVCVKRVPDTAENEFELNSEGNDLDRDDLVYSVNEWDNYAVEEAIQIVDKVGGSVTVVTVGDDGAEEVLRREMAMGADNGVLLFDDAFEGSDGRGIAAILKAEVEKGNYDLILTGAQADDGAGQVGGMLAAMLDYPYASLVNKIEPADAKIKVGREIEGGNQEMNEIELPCVLSIQTGINEPRYVGIRGIRKVAGVEIPVKGAADLGVDPGSVGEAGAKTKRVDYFVPDLGDGAEMLEGSTDEIIEKLIEKLKAKGGL; encoded by the coding sequence ATGGAAATTTTGGTGTGCGTCAAACGCGTTCCGGATACTGCTGAGAACGAATTTGAACTCAATTCCGAAGGAAATGATCTGGATCGTGATGATCTGGTTTATTCCGTGAACGAGTGGGACAACTATGCCGTTGAAGAGGCCATCCAGATCGTGGATAAGGTGGGCGGCAGCGTAACTGTCGTAACCGTGGGTGATGACGGCGCTGAAGAAGTCCTGCGACGTGAAATGGCCATGGGTGCTGATAACGGCGTTCTTCTCTTTGATGACGCCTTTGAAGGATCTGACGGCAGAGGTATTGCCGCCATCCTCAAAGCTGAAGTTGAAAAAGGCAATTATGATCTGATTCTTACCGGCGCCCAGGCTGATGACGGCGCAGGCCAGGTTGGCGGCATGCTTGCAGCGATGCTGGATTACCCCTATGCCTCTTTGGTGAACAAGATTGAGCCTGCTGATGCAAAAATTAAAGTGGGTCGGGAAATTGAAGGCGGCAACCAGGAGATGAACGAAATTGAGTTGCCCTGCGTGCTTTCCATTCAGACCGGTATCAACGAACCCCGTTATGTCGGCATCCGCGGTATCCGTAAGGTGGCCGGCGTTGAGATTCCCGTAAAGGGTGCCGCTGACCTTGGTGTGGATCCGGGCAGCGTGGGGGAAGCCGGTGCAAAGACCAAACGCGTGGATTATTTTGTACCCGATCTGGGTGATGGTGCTGAAATGCTTGAAGGCTCCACTGATGAAATAATTGAAAAATTGATTGAGAAGTTGAAAGCCAAAGGAGGTCTTTGA
- a CDS encoding CRISPR-associated primase-polymerase type A1, which produces MHTRQALVSHFMGLFFSRTDVFARQWADKQQGRSGYVPVRRAITPQDLEDHFRGIKTYGFYLMDTNATVRCAVIDADLVPDLRQSTGKALAKARADIHKDRAYMVSRITDSAQDMGLFPVIEFSGAKGYHFWFFMETPVKAARIRQALTAVCDHLAPDLSCFSLEVFPKQDHLSGKGMGNLVKLPLGIHRQTGKRSFFIKCSQREIEAQLEFLRNVPRSDPDRIQCRKKETGSAPLVLHPGMKELNDKFSDLFELGKKCPALGRLFALVRERHSIGIREEKILFQTLGFLPRGKHMLHYLLACDPEYNPHLVDYKLSRVRGTPLGCRRIHALTGYDRDFCRLEPDETGYLHPLIHLASWASIPGGNPGKSEKIENLSDAVMNMKTALVQLERFLK; this is translated from the coding sequence ATGCATACCAGGCAGGCCCTGGTGTCACACTTCATGGGTCTGTTTTTCAGCCGGACCGATGTGTTTGCACGGCAGTGGGCGGACAAGCAGCAGGGGAGATCCGGCTATGTTCCGGTCAGGCGGGCGATTACCCCACAGGATCTGGAAGATCATTTCAGGGGCATCAAAACCTATGGGTTTTACCTGATGGACACGAATGCCACAGTCCGGTGTGCAGTCATTGATGCAGACCTGGTACCGGACCTGCGGCAATCTACAGGCAAGGCTTTGGCCAAAGCCCGGGCTGATATCCACAAGGACCGCGCATATATGGTATCCAGGATCACGGATTCAGCACAAGATATGGGCCTGTTTCCTGTGATCGAATTCAGCGGCGCAAAGGGGTATCATTTCTGGTTTTTCATGGAGACCCCGGTAAAAGCGGCCCGGATCCGACAGGCACTGACCGCCGTATGCGATCATCTGGCCCCGGATCTTTCCTGTTTCAGTCTGGAGGTATTTCCCAAGCAGGATCACTTGTCGGGCAAGGGCATGGGGAATCTGGTCAAACTGCCTTTAGGCATTCACCGGCAAACCGGCAAACGCTCTTTTTTCATAAAATGCTCCCAAAGGGAGATTGAGGCCCAGCTGGAATTTTTAAGGAATGTTCCCCGTTCAGATCCGGATCGGATTCAGTGTAGAAAAAAGGAGACTGGCAGCGCGCCCCTGGTGCTTCATCCGGGGATGAAAGAATTGAATGATAAATTTTCAGATCTTTTTGAACTGGGGAAAAAATGCCCGGCACTGGGCAGATTGTTCGCCCTGGTGCGGGAACGACACAGCATCGGAATCAGGGAAGAAAAAATCCTGTTCCAGACCCTGGGGTTTCTGCCCCGGGGCAAACACATGCTGCACTATCTGCTGGCCTGTGATCCGGAATACAACCCTCACCTGGTGGACTATAAGCTCAGCCGTGTCAGGGGAACGCCCCTGGGCTGCCGGCGGATCCACGCGTTGACCGGTTATGACAGGGACTTTTGCCGGCTTGAGCCTGACGAGACCGGCTACCTGCATCCCCTGATCCATCTGGCCTCATGGGCGTCGATCCCGGGCGGGAATCCTGGGAAATCCGAAAAAATTGAAAACCTTTCCGACGCGGTCATGAACATGAAAACCGCTCTTGTTCAGCTTGAACGATTTTTAAAGTAA
- a CDS encoding ATP-binding protein — protein MKRYLTKYIQEDLNNKIILLTGPRQTGKTTLSKMLENNFDYFNYDNIDDRLDLQERSWDRSKPMVIFDELHKLKNWKAWLKGIYDKEGIPPAILVTGSARLDTYKKVGDSLAGRFFQFRLHPLDLKEISTFLKPDNHDVELDKLLSFGGFPEPFLNGTSRFYNRWKKSHLDIILKQDLIDIENVQQITQIETMIQLLKHRVGSPISYSSLAQDIQCSDKTVKRWLTILENMYVLFKISPFHKNIARAIQKAPKFYFYDTGQVIGDQGIKLENAVACAIQKELHFREDCLGEEGKLFYVKNKDGKEIDFCISKEDRPSLLLEVKWNDNNLSPNFEIFKKFFPEIKMVQISKKLDREKTFPNGAEIRLASNWLSELNF, from the coding sequence ATGAAACGATATCTTACAAAATATATTCAAGAAGATTTGAATAATAAAATTATCCTGCTGACCGGGCCGCGCCAGACCGGAAAAACGACGCTGTCAAAAATGCTCGAAAATAATTTTGATTATTTCAACTATGATAATATTGATGATCGGTTAGACTTACAGGAAAGATCCTGGGACCGCTCAAAGCCCATGGTTATCTTTGATGAACTGCATAAGCTGAAAAACTGGAAAGCATGGTTGAAGGGCATTTATGACAAAGAAGGCATTCCACCAGCAATCCTTGTTACGGGCAGTGCACGATTAGATACCTATAAAAAAGTGGGTGATTCCCTTGCAGGAAGATTCTTCCAATTCAGATTGCATCCTCTGGATCTTAAGGAAATCAGCACTTTTTTAAAACCCGACAACCATGACGTTGAATTAGACAAGCTTTTATCGTTTGGTGGTTTCCCAGAGCCTTTTTTGAATGGAACAAGTCGTTTCTATAACCGCTGGAAAAAATCTCATCTTGATATCATTTTAAAACAAGATCTCATTGACATTGAAAATGTTCAGCAGATCACCCAGATTGAAACGATGATTCAGCTATTAAAGCACCGGGTAGGCAGCCCAATTTCCTATAGTTCCCTGGCACAGGATATACAATGTTCAGATAAAACGGTAAAAAGGTGGTTAACGATACTCGAAAATATGTATGTGCTTTTCAAAATATCACCCTTCCATAAAAACATTGCCAGGGCTATTCAGAAAGCACCTAAGTTTTATTTCTACGATACAGGCCAGGTTATTGGTGATCAAGGCATTAAGCTGGAAAATGCCGTGGCATGTGCCATACAAAAAGAATTGCATTTCCGGGAGGATTGCCTGGGAGAAGAAGGAAAGCTATTTTATGTAAAAAATAAGGACGGCAAAGAGATCGATTTCTGTATTTCAAAAGAGGATCGCCCGTCCTTATTGTTAGAGGTAAAATGGAACGATAATAATTTGAGCCCGAATTTTGAAATATTTAAAAAATTTTTTCCTGAAATCAAAATGGTGCAAATTTCAAAAAAACTGGACAGAGAAAAAACTTTTCCAAACGGAGCAGAAATCAGGCTTGCATCCAACTGGCTGTCAGAATTAAACTTTTAA
- a CDS encoding tetratricopeptide repeat protein: protein MVKLQAAARIIQTPQSKTPAPMDTPCTGTQADLFSDQELFGVKKGEFIKKSRNRVLADIEDLSKNNRWDDILSLYHPVGDKLPDLIRAGADIPVRQKIAFALGQTGAFDDAIKELMVCVRAEPDNFMARASLAYTAYNCLYAAKNKKVFLAGEARTKRIALAHEHFKKAQELRPDGITNFYRQGMLFSQIENKPGPGLEKFDIACFNWERLTDEERAERQQEKKNYVKSLYRSASLLLAAGNGTKALERITACLKQDEQTNYISLAFKYFALGKVQFCMDRYDEAKSALLFALQSSSRNASTDFIHELLARTYLAMGKTDKAMEAIGGIPEKFRRPYYRWTEADVLCTAGQFEQAKTILNAAAAGDSRSRHISLIRLAKIEYSLKNYTQALEHAAKAGEFFTSNWGNPYLEGLFWQSLCAFQAGQLQKADRLLTELERHSRFYPNLDRLRAMIRHSDD from the coding sequence ATGGTAAAACTTCAGGCCGCAGCAAGAATTATTCAGACCCCCCAAAGCAAAACACCGGCACCGATGGATACCCCCTGTACCGGCACCCAGGCAGATCTGTTTTCCGACCAGGAGCTGTTTGGCGTTAAAAAAGGGGAATTCATCAAAAAATCCCGAAACCGGGTCCTGGCCGATATTGAGGATCTGTCCAAAAACAACCGGTGGGATGATATCTTAAGCCTATACCATCCTGTGGGCGATAAGTTGCCGGATCTTATCCGGGCAGGTGCCGATATCCCGGTGCGCCAGAAAATTGCATTTGCACTGGGACAGACCGGCGCGTTTGATGACGCCATTAAAGAATTGATGGTGTGTGTCCGCGCAGAACCGGATAATTTCATGGCCCGGGCATCCCTGGCCTATACGGCCTATAATTGTCTGTATGCCGCAAAAAACAAAAAGGTTTTTCTGGCAGGTGAAGCCAGAACCAAACGTATCGCCCTGGCCCATGAGCATTTTAAAAAAGCCCAGGAGCTGCGCCCGGACGGCATCACAAACTTCTACAGACAGGGGATGCTGTTTTCCCAGATTGAAAACAAACCCGGACCGGGCCTGGAAAAATTTGACATCGCCTGTTTTAACTGGGAGCGTCTGACTGACGAGGAAAGGGCGGAAAGGCAGCAGGAAAAAAAGAATTATGTGAAATCCCTTTACAGATCTGCGTCCCTTTTGCTGGCAGCGGGAAACGGAACGAAGGCGCTTGAGCGGATTACGGCCTGCCTGAAACAGGATGAACAGACCAATTACATCAGTCTGGCATTCAAATACTTTGCCCTGGGCAAGGTGCAATTCTGCATGGATCGCTATGACGAAGCCAAAAGCGCCCTGCTTTTCGCCCTGCAGAGCAGCAGCCGGAATGCCTCAACGGATTTCATCCATGAACTTCTGGCCCGGACCTACCTGGCGATGGGGAAAACCGACAAGGCCATGGAAGCCATCGGAGGTATTCCGGAGAAATTCAGAAGGCCCTATTACCGGTGGACCGAGGCAGATGTCCTGTGTACGGCCGGTCAGTTTGAACAGGCGAAAACGATTCTTAACGCAGCAGCTGCCGGGGATTCCAGATCACGGCATATCAGCCTGATCCGGCTGGCAAAAATCGAGTACAGCTTAAAAAATTACACCCAGGCCTTGGAACATGCGGCAAAGGCAGGCGAATTTTTCACCAGCAACTGGGGCAACCCATACCTTGAAGGACTGTTCTGGCAAAGCCTGTGTGCCTTTCAAGCAGGTCAACTCCAAAAGGCGGACCGGCTTTTGACCGAACTGGAACGTCATAGCCGGTTTTATCCTAACCTGGACAGGCTCAGAGCAATGATCCGACATTCTGACGATTAA
- the thyA gene encoding thymidylate synthase, which produces MDAYSNIVKKVLNQGQIKENRTGVNTIAIAGAMFEHDMDQGFPLLTTKYVPFALVASELEFFIKGITDKNWLQDRNNHIWDEWCSPAKVAYGHDDETRKKMMKERELGPIYGFQWRHFGGGYQAWDKAPVPSGVDQLKHLVATLKTNPDDRRMIVSAWNPMDIGQMALPPCHYGFQVTVINGRLNLLWNQRSVDTALGLPFNIASYGLLLTLLALESGFKPGTLVGFLGDTHIYENHVEGVTQQLERKPFTLPGIETTAFSSIFDWQYKDTVLTDYRHHPAIRFEIAV; this is translated from the coding sequence ATGGACGCCTATTCAAATATTGTCAAAAAAGTCCTTAACCAGGGACAGATCAAGGAGAACCGCACCGGGGTGAACACCATTGCCATTGCCGGGGCCATGTTTGAACATGACATGGACCAAGGATTTCCATTGCTCACTACCAAATATGTGCCCTTTGCCCTTGTGGCCTCGGAACTGGAATTTTTCATCAAAGGCATCACAGATAAAAACTGGCTGCAGGACAGAAACAACCATATCTGGGATGAATGGTGCTCACCGGCCAAGGTCGCCTACGGGCATGATGATGAAACCAGAAAAAAAATGATGAAAGAACGGGAACTTGGCCCCATTTACGGGTTCCAGTGGCGACATTTCGGCGGCGGATACCAGGCCTGGGACAAGGCACCGGTCCCGTCCGGGGTGGATCAGCTTAAACACCTGGTGGCCACCCTGAAAACCAATCCCGATGACCGGCGCATGATCGTGTCGGCCTGGAATCCCATGGATATCGGCCAGATGGCCCTTCCGCCCTGCCACTACGGATTTCAGGTCACCGTCATCAATGGCCGGCTTAATCTGCTGTGGAACCAGAGGTCCGTGGATACTGCCCTGGGTCTTCCCTTCAACATTGCAAGCTATGGACTTCTTCTGACGCTTCTGGCCCTGGAATCAGGATTTAAACCGGGCACTCTTGTGGGCTTCCTGGGGGATACGCATATTTATGAAAACCATGTGGAAGGAGTGACACAGCAGCTTGAAAGAAAACCCTTTACCCTGCCTGGTATAGAAACCACTGCTTTTTCCTCTATTTTTGACTGGCAGTACAAGGATACGGTTTTAACGGACTACCGGCACCACCCGGCCATTCGATTTGAAATTGCTGTTTAG